The Pseudalkalibacillus hwajinpoensis DNA window CATGAAGTAGACGTTAGAGAAGATGGGACTGCATCGATTGGACACCGTTTTCCGGTTGACATTACGATCCCTTCAAGTAGAGTTCGAAGTCTCGAGGATATTTACGTCACTGTCGATACATTCGATTACACCCTTCTTGAAGCAAATTGTCTTCAATTGAAGGCAGACATTTCAATCAGTGGTATTCAAGGTGATCAAGGTCGTGCAGAAGGAGAAGCATACAATGAAGAGCAAGAGCTAGTATCTTCTGATGAAACGGACGAAGCCAGTGAGGAGGCTGATGAAACCACCTGGGAAACAGATGTTAAATATGTTGATGAAAGCATAGAAGAGTCATCAGATGTGATTCGTACTCCACAGGTTGATTTTAAAACAAGGGATGAGCGGTACATCGCTAATCTTCTGGATTATGAAAATGCAGAAGGAACAGAAGAACCTTCGTATGATTTTTTAACTCGAATGGCAAGACAAATAGAGGATTCAAACTTTTATAATGCTGGTCAGAACCAGGAAGACGTTGATGAGGTTGAATATGAAGAGTCACCTGATGACGAACGAATTGAAGAAGAAGAGAAAAAGAGAAGTCAGCGTGAAGAAAATGCACTTTATTTAACGAGTATGCTTACAAAAGAAGAAGAGCAGTTTTCAAGAATGAAAATGTGTATTATTCAGCCCGGGGACTCTTTAACAGAAATAGCTGAACGGTATCGGGTTTTACCGAGTCATCTTGCACGTGTAAATCGATTAGAGGAGGATGAGGTAAAGGAAGGGCAGATCTTATACATTCCTGTAAATCGCTAGCAGTCGATAAGATAATAGGGAGTAATGGAAATGGATGTAGAAGACGTACTGGCGAAGGAGTATGGTTTTTGGGAATTAACATGGTTGGATGGACCACATACATTCATAACAGATTCAAGGAAAAAGAAGCTATCATATTGGCGGGAGCGGGATTTGCTTGAGTATCATCTCAACTTCCGTGACCGTCTTTTTTTACAATCAGCGAGTCTATGTAACAGGATGATTCGTACGCTCGATGGGAGACCGTATAGCTCCTTTAAAGATGGTTATCTGTCCGTCCATGACCTTATTAAAGAACCTTAATCAATTGAACGACATCCTGAGAAAAGTGGTTATTTATCGCTACATTAATAGATGCTAGAAGCACAAGGAATCCTCCACATCAAAGTAACTTTTACCTGTGGTGAGGGGATATGTAAAGAAAGGTTAGAACAGGACTTGTTTGACCCGTAGTAATGATGATCCTGTATTTTAGCATTAAAAGCGTCCGCTGATGTTGAATCTACCATGAATCGGTTTACAAAAGAGTGGGAGGCTCAAAGGAGATTATTGAAGTCCTGCGGCTCTCCGTGAGAAAGAGGGGGGTTGTCATTGAATGAGGAACTGCTATTTCAGTATGATTTATATCCGGAGCATATATCGAAACATGGCAAGGTAACTAGAGTTGATACGAAGCGTGGGTCCTTTGCAATAAAAGAAACTGAACTTCAAATAAATCAGATGGACTGGATGCTTCATCTTGAAAATTGGTTTAGGCAGCTTCATTTCCAGGGCTACGTTCCACTAGTGAAAACAAAATATGGAGACTCCTTTGTTTTCACAGGTGATCGAATTGCCTACTTAACGCCGTGGATTGAGGAAAGAGAAATCAATCCAGCTCAAAAAGAGGAACTTATGGTTCACAGCCTGGCTGAATTGCACGGATACACAGTGAAGGAACAATCTTTTTCAGAAGAAGTAATAAACCAGTCTTATCAGAAGATGGTGCTATTGCGAGAGAGTCGCCAATTTGAGATGGAGAAATACGTTGGGTCCATTGAGAAAAGAATTTACCTTTCTCCATTTGAGCTGGCTTTTGTTACACAATTCCACCAGATGATGAAGAATTGTGATCTCGCAAAATCAAGTCTTGATGATTGGTATGCTCAGGTGCTTGATGCAAAGCGCTATCGAAGTGTCCTCTGTCATGGGAAATGTTCACCTTCTCATTTCTTAACTGGTCCTGGTGGGAGTTATTTTATTAACTTTGAGAAATCTGTTGCGGACACACCCGTTAGAGATCTTGCCTATTTTGTTCGCTCATCAATTCGTCCTTTTCAATATAATCCAGCTACAACAACAGGGCATCTCGCGAGATATGAAGATCAATTTTCGTTATATGAAGAGGAGAAAGCGCTTCTTGCAAGCTATTTGTATTTTCCAGAAACAATTTTCAATAGTGTTGCGATGTTTCAAGAAAATAGATACAATTTGCCTCACATTAAGCATGTCCGGTTATTCACAAAAAAAATAGAAGTCATGAATGGAATTAGCAACTTACTACAATCGCTTTAAATCCATTCGAAATAAAAGCATACTTCTAGTGCAACAAGAATTAGAAGAATCAATACGTCTACGGATGTTGGAAACAAAATTGTCCGTATCGTTTGAAATACAATAAATGGCGGTACGAATTGTGCACATATATCTCTAAATTTATAAACCGCCGGTGGAAGCTGGTAACGATTCAATCCTCCAAAACGTTTCTTCATATGGGATCAACTCTTTTCATGAAATTTAGATACAACTAGGGTATGTATAAAGAGGAATTTGGGTGATTAGGTTTCTATCGACCTGGCTATTATAAGAAAAAGGGCTTTTCGTATCTTGACGGTCATGTATCAAAACGGTAAACTTATGTATACAAATAGTCGACAGGCAAAGATAGGGAGTAGTAGAATGTGAACCCTTTAGAGAGAGAAATCATCCGCTGAAAGATTTCTCAGGATTATAGCATTCGAAGTCGCCCTTGAGCTGTTTCTCTGAACGAGGAGTAGGAGAAACCGGTAAACCCGTTATTCGAACGAAGCGTACAGCTAAAGGTCTTATTTAGCTGTAAATAAAGGTGGTACCGCGAAAAAACTTCTTTCGTCCTTTTATAGGGATGCAAGAAGTTTTTTTTGTTGTCTTCGACTGATAGAAGAGAAAGGAAGAGTGACGATGGTGAACAATGAGTTAACAATGCCTACAAAGTATGACCCAAAGGCAACTGAGCAGAAATGGTACCCTTACTGGGTAAATGGAGAGTTTTTTGAAGCAACAGCTGACAAGAAGAAAGATCC harbors:
- the spoVID gene encoding stage VI sporulation protein D — translated: MPDGPYLHFSVEEQVWLKKGQEVEEVLSISLDPDISIEEYEDYVAVKGCLYLSGEYLQREQDEEAEEDNEASAYRSIHEVDVREDGTASIGHRFPVDITIPSSRVRSLEDIYVTVDTFDYTLLEANCLQLKADISISGIQGDQGRAEGEAYNEEQELVSSDETDEASEEADETTWETDVKYVDESIEESSDVIRTPQVDFKTRDERYIANLLDYENAEGTEEPSYDFLTRMARQIEDSNFYNAGQNQEDVDEVEYEESPDDERIEEEEKKRSQREENALYLTSMLTKEEEQFSRMKMCIIQPGDSLTEIAERYRVLPSHLARVNRLEEDEVKEGQILYIPVNR
- a CDS encoding phosphotransferase, whose translation is MNEELLFQYDLYPEHISKHGKVTRVDTKRGSFAIKETELQINQMDWMLHLENWFRQLHFQGYVPLVKTKYGDSFVFTGDRIAYLTPWIEEREINPAQKEELMVHSLAELHGYTVKEQSFSEEVINQSYQKMVLLRESRQFEMEKYVGSIEKRIYLSPFELAFVTQFHQMMKNCDLAKSSLDDWYAQVLDAKRYRSVLCHGKCSPSHFLTGPGGSYFINFEKSVADTPVRDLAYFVRSSIRPFQYNPATTTGHLARYEDQFSLYEEEKALLASYLYFPETIFNSVAMFQENRYNLPHIKHVRLFTKKIEVMNGISNLLQSL